The genomic window GAGAGtaatggtgatgtgtgtgtgtgatgagaggtgaagaggagggcCAGAAGAGTGAGTGTAAGAGCATTAGGGTGACAGTGGGAAGGGaccagtgagtgagagagagagagagagagggaccatGAAGGGAGTATTAGTGAGTGAGAGTGTCAGGGGAGAGcaatgagtgagagtgagtctGTGAAGAGGGACAGTGtgaagggagcaacattgagagtGACTGCAATAGTGAAAGTACAAGAGCTGAGTGGAGAGCAAGagtggaagaaaatggaacagCCTGACTATGAAGCAGGGGTGAACTACCTatgtgtgtgctgtggggccttgctgtggtagtgtggccagctgtggtgtgcctaagctcctggggtgtgGTGAGCCAGTTAATGAGACTGTTCCTCTCCACCAGGGACTAACAGGACtgagtgcatgtgtgtatgtatgtttgtctgagCCATAACATGCAAGATTGCTGGTAAATACATTTTTAGTTTACGCCAGTTATTTACAGGCTAAAgatacacatacagacacacacacgtcaggcTGCTGGGTGGGTGACAGGCTGAGGTGTCCCCGCCCAGGCTCTCACCTCACAGCCGCCGAGATGAGGAGGTCCTGGATGTTGTCTGTGGGCGCGTCCAGCCCCAGGAACTTCACGTACTTGTGGTTCCCCATCAAGTTTAGCCTGAGGGACAAGTGCACGAGTCAGACCCCACACTGCTTGGCACTCACTGACAGCAGACGCACCCtgcacacacctcacacaccagacacaccctgCACACACCTCTcacacaccagacacaccctgtacacacctcccacacaccagacacaccctgTACACACCTCCCACACACCAGACACACTCGGCACACACCGCCCACACACCAgacgaaacgataattactcccagtgaggtctaaagcactgttcagggggtgctgtgaacgtatcattaaacccagctgtgacctcactgaacgtttccctttgtgtctcacaacacaagggggcagtcacagcctgccctctaaagacaactctcttcctccacacaaaactacaagcacctaataacacacacctttcactcaaaaattttttaaatcatggcaactcctacaccagcctcggagtccccatctggggaagggaccataaatgtccccaggtcggactgcctttccgtcgacgaccctaagtgtcttgacacccccctcaactttttcttcattaacttctgcaacattcgtggtctaagatctaattttcaatctgtagaacactacctctcctcttctaaacctcatcttcttttcctcactgaaactcaggtgtctgaggcaactgacagtagccccttttctgttccctcctactttctctatccttattttcgatccaaagctggatgctgcgtttatgtgcgcaatgaattaacctgctctcatgcccacgctcttgaatcttccgagttttccaccatctggctacgactacagagtcactctcatactaaatttatctgtgctgtatacctctcacctaactcctctgattataagaaattctttgactacttaacttccaaagtggagcacattctgaccctcttcccttttgcagagatctccattcttggagacttcaatgttcaccaccagctttggctttcctctcccttcactgaccatcctggtgaactagcctacaactttgctatcctccatgacctagagcaattggtgcaacaccctactcgtattcctgaccgtcttggagatacgcccaacattcttgaccttttcctgacctctaatccttctgcttatgctgtcaccctttcttctccgttgggctcctccgatcacaatctcatatctttatcttgtcctatcactccaatccctcctcaggatccttcctactttaaaaaaaaaataaagacacccTGCACACACCTCCCACACACCAGACACTCCCTGCACACACCTCCCACACACCAGACACTCCCTGCACACACCTCCCACACACCAGACACTCCCTGCACACACCTCCCACACACCAGACACTCCCTGCACACACCTCCCACACACCAGACACCCTGCACACACCTCCCACACACCAGACACTCCCTGCACACACCTCCCACACACCAGACACCCCCTTCACACACCTTACAGCTAGCCACGCCTCCTCAGACCCACTGGAACCTCTCCTGTGGGCAAGAAAGTACTGCCAACGCCTCACCTGTAGAGAAGGTAGTCTGCGATGATGTCCTCCCCCACCAGGTGGTCCTTGATGGTGGCGGCCAGGGCCAGCTTGAGGCCCATCTCCACGTTGGTGATGCGGGGCGCCAGCACGCCGGGGGTGTCCATCAGGTACACCTTGGGGtcctcacacacctgcaccaGACATGATACTTTTATTCAAATGGTCTTAATGTTGTCACAGAATTAAAGGActgaaaaatacttataaaGGAATCTTGATACTtttcttacatacatacatacatacatacatacatacaccatgGTTGTCTCCCCTAAAGTGTGGTAGCCAGGGCAAGGCAGGCAACCTTCACACTCACAgccctcacacactctctcgGCCCCTCAGCCCCTGACAGCGAGGAGGAAGCACTCCTGCCCTCACTGCACAGGAGTCACCCACACAAATTTTCTTACAACATAACATTAAGGGAAAGTGAAAgagctaaaaaagaaaatgcaatctAGACTTTACTGGTGTGTGGGAAGACTGACTGGCAGCACAGTGTCCAGCAAGGGGGAGGCTTGGATGctgcacacacccaaacaggagaaacacaagaCGCAGAAAAATGTTCACTAGGTAAGCGTGGgtgcagacaaacagacaaactggagaaacacaacacacaccaaaatgtTCACTAGGTAAGAGTGGgtactgacaaacaaacaaacaggcaaacaggagaaacacaagaCACACCAAAATGTTCACTAGGTAAGCGTGGGTGCAGATaaaacaaacaggcaaacaggaCACACACAAGAGCCCATAAGTGTCCAGGGAGAAGCAGTTTGGGTGgagggagacaggcagacaagctTACAGATCAAACACAAGGCTTATAGGTGACAAGGCTTACaggtccaacacacacacacacacacacacacacacacacacacacacacacacacacacacacacacatacacacagacacacacacacacacagatttaataaacatctactgaatgataaatggtatggaaaatgtagacaaagaatgttttataaatttagacacagagtacaaggagaCACagtaaaaagtagaagaaagttaactgtagaagagacatcaagaagtatagttttcctcacagaagtgtgaacaaatggaatgaactcagtgaagacgttgtgaatgccgtaactgtccatgcttttaagaccagactggatagatagagagatgggatactatgagattactcccctcctgtacaccacaactaggtaaacacacacacacacacacagggggcaGCACACCTTGATCTTCTCCAGCACACTCTGGGTGATGCCTGGCATGGCGCCGACGCGGGTGGCCTTGCTGCGCCCGAGGTGTCTGGCCCGCAGTGCATTGATCAGCGACGACTTGCCCACGTTGGGGATGCCGATCACCATCACGCTGTAGGACGTCTCCTCGGACCGGCTGTAGCGCTCAGAGTCCTTGATGGCCCTGGAGCATGGGAGCATGACAACACAGGCaggctgcaggaagccatcaggcacACACTCAGCAGGCCAGTGGCAGAGGGGAAGCAAAGGCTGTTcatctcaactcctctcctctaactgcctgtcttcaccctctctcttcccctcatcacctcctctcctctaactgcctgtcttcagcctctctcttcccctcatcacctcctctcctctaactgcctgtcttcagcctctctcttcccctcatcacctcctctcctctaactgcctgtcttcaccctctctcttttcctcatcacctcctctcctctaactgcctgtcttcaccctctctcttcccctcatcacctcctctcctctaactgcctgtcttcaccctctctcttcccctcatcacctcctctcctctaactgcctgtcttcagcctctctcttgccctcatcacctcctctcctctaactgcctgtcttcagcctctctcttcctcctcatcacctcctctcctctaactgtttGTCctcacacaagaacacaagggaagctacaagaaaacAGCAGGCCCACCCATGTCAGcccaacacacacccacctgGACACCTTCCTGACGATGCTCTTCACCCCGGGACTGTTGGGCTCCTTGCAGTTGGTGAAGATGACCTGCGGCACGCCCTGTTTCTCATAGTACTCCTTTACATCCTGCCTGCACCTCGGGTCGGCCAGGTCCACCTTGTTCATGACCAGCAGGTGTGGCTTCAGCGTGGCCAGCCCAAGCCGCTTCTCAAACAGGGGGTTACGGCCGGACAGGGGGATCCGGGCGTCGTGCACCTCCACCACACAGTCCACGCCCTTCAGTTTCTGCTGCATCTGTGTGAGTCCCTTGGCCATGTGCCCCGGGAACCAGTTGATGAGCTCGTGATTGGCCACACTGAAGGCTTGTCGCATCAGCACGCCATGACGCGCCACCTGGGCTGCCATGACGCTGATCTGGAGTCACGCTCACTTTTCACGCAGCTCACGGGGGCAGAAACACCCCTGGCACACCCTTCACACACCTCCCAGGGCCAGAATCATCCCTGATACACCCTTCACACACCTCCCAGGGCAAAATACACACTTCACACACCTCCCAGGGGCAGAAACGCCTCTGATACACCCCTCACACACCTCCCAGGGCAAGATACACCCTTAATATACTTTCTTGGGGCCAGATACAGCCTTGATACACCTCACAGGGGCAGATACACCCTTGATACACCTCCCAGTGCCAGATACACCCTTGATACACCCTCCACACACCTCCAGGGGCAAGATACACCCTAAATACACATTTCAGGGCCACACACCTTAAGTACACATCTTACAGACTCAAATACACCCTAAGCACACCAgactgggacacacacacacatacacacacacacacatactaaatacaCTTCCCAAGGCAGCACACAGCCTTAACACACCTTATAAGCACAAGATACACCCTGATACACCTGCCCACACCTACCTAAGCTTCCCTACACCTACTCACATCCCTCCTACACCTGAAAAATTATCCTTAACACTTATTAATGCTCCTAacactcttttattttcccctaaCACCAGTAGCACCTGACCTGGCCCCAATGTGACACGTAACACACACCTATACCCTTCCTAACACCTAAAAACAGTCTAACACTAATCCCTTCCTACATCTAGTTATGTCTCTTCAAATTTACTTACACCCTTCCTAACACTTTAAAACCTAACACCTACTTTAATTACCCCTTGTACTTATCTATGGCCCTTCAGTAACAGATAAATCTTCCTAAACTCACCAATGGCCCTTTAAATGTTGGAACCCTTTCTTAAATTTATCTATGGGACTTTAAATCTACTTGAACCTTCCCATGACTTAAATATAAATCTTTCACCTGCTGAACTTTCTCTCACACTCAGATAACAGCAGGTCACACACATAAGTTCCTCTCAACACCCTAAAGTGGCCTCATATACACTTCACACACCGACTTTTGCCACTTAAACTCACTTCAAACCCCACTTAAAAATCCTCGTTCCCTTCAGACACTTGCAGAACCTCACTCGTTCAAGgacagcaacacagcaacaaaACCAGCACTGCCGCCACTCTCAACACCCTAAAGTGGCCTCAATATACGCTTCACACACTGACTTTTGCCACCTAAACTTACTTCACACCCACTTAAAAACCTTTGTTCCTTTCAGACACTTGCAGAACCTCACTCACTTAAGAACAGCAACACAGTAACACAGCATCACAGCATCACAGCCAGCACTCCCTTCATTAACATCtaagacaaaaacaacacaGCAAAACAGCAAAACACAGCCACAGTGAACCGGGAGAGTGACGCAGAAGTGAAGTGTATGTGAGAGTGCAGCACCTCGTCAAGCCGCCTCTCCGCCACACACTCTGGCCACACTACTCCGGGTCCTCACACACGTTTAAAACAGGCTCGGCGACCTCGAATAGGTACACAAAAGGGCCGCTCCTCACTGCAATGTCCCTGGCTGTCTCCCCGTTGCTGTTCGCCAAGAGCGGCTTCACCTGGCGGCTCTGAAGAAGGAGCTGCAGTGTCTCCCTGGCCTGGGGGTTCACAGCGGCAAGGTGGAGTGGGGTCTGGCCACTGTTGGTCACGGCGTTGATGTCACTGCCTGCGTCCAGAAGCAGCAGGGCACAGGTGTGGTGGTTCCAGCGACAGGCAGAGTGCAGGGGCAGCCACCCGTCTACTGTCTTGGCTGACACGGAGGCGCCGGCTTGCAGGAGGAGCTGTGGGGAGGTGGGGGCTCAGGGAGGGGCTCAAGCAGGGACTTAAGTGTTTGTTTAAGGTGTCTTGTTGTGTTGGTTCAATGTGGTAATCTTACTTCAATGTATTTAATTGCCTTAGTTCAACATATTCAGCTCTCTCAGTTCAACACACTCAGCCATCTTTGCTCTACACAGTTAACCATAGGAAAGCTTCAATTTTACACTAAagaagaaagtagtagtagtagtagtagtagtagtagtagtagtagtagtaagtttaCTGGCCACAGAATCATAAGTTTAAGAAAATTTTTATTGCAAGtataaaatagaggaagaaaattaatatccTCTCCTTTACATAACTATTAATAATTCAGCTGCTTCTGTTTAATTTTCCATgtgattttttctctttctttctttttttttctggcaacaTTGTGACTCTAACCCTTAACAGCCACTTGGTAGTACATCCTTAActaccaatcactctgaaacACCTtcacttgttctgcagccacctccaatctttaaactgggtaggaACTGCAAAATCTAGCCTTTTAAATCCCCTTCCTACCTGCAGCCCCTTATAAACacttcatgcattgcttctgacCATCTTGTACTGCGGTGAACACATTaacaaaatatgataaaaaaaaaaaaactggtacacacacaaacacacacacacaccttgataaTCTCCAGGTGGTCACTGTAGGCGGCACGGTGAAGGGGGGTGTAGCCGTCGGAATCCCGTGCGGCCACTGCCTGAGGGTGCTGCAGCAGGATCTTCTCCACCACACTCTGCTGGCCGTTCTCACATGCCCACAGGATCTCCCGCTCTGGTGTGGCTGTGGGGGATGCAGGTGgcttaggtggtggtggtggtggtgtgtggtggagtgcTCTGTCagtgggtggtgtgtggtggagtgctgtcagtgtgtagtgtgtggtggagtgctgtcaatgtgtggtgtgtggtggagtgctgtcagtgggtggtgtgtggtggagtgctgtcagtgtgtggtgtgtggtggagtgctgtcagtgggtggtgtgtgtgaggtagtgatggtgtgtggtggagtgcTCGGTGTGTGGAGATAATGATAACATACTGTATATTTGATGGTGTTTTAATGGTACATATTTGAATAGTCAGTCAATGGGTTACGTTAATGTTGTGTATGTGTTAGATAATGGTATGTATCTCCGTGCCAGATACACCCTTGATACACCCTTGATATATCTCCTTGGGGCCAGATACACCCTAAATACACCCTTAACAATTTCCCAGTGCCAGATACACCCTTGATACACCTCCCAAGGAAGATACACCCTTGATATACCTCCTTGGGGCCAGATACACCCTAAATACACCCTTAACACATCCCTCAGGGCCAGATACACCCTTGATAAACCTTCCATGGCCAGATACATCCTTGATACACCTTCCAGGGCCAGATACACCCTTGATACACCTCCCAGGGCTAGATACACCCTTGATATACCTCCCAGGGGCCAGATACACTCTAAATACATCCTTTACACATCTCATTTACACCCGTCACACACTTTTCAGGGGCTAGTTCATGATAATTAGGCTTGTgcaaagagatttttttttttccttttaattttataCAAGAAGGAAGCTGAACATGAACTAGGAAAATCAAGAAATGAAACcttgtctctttatttttccctccctggcCATTGTGTCAACAGTCCAGCCTTGAGGACCTGCAGCGCACCTTTCTTTGGCTTCAACACCCACAAATGATAAGCAAAAAAGATCTGGAAACAAGGGCGTGTAGTTAATCTCCAGGTTGACCTTGCTAAATAAATATACTTctgataaacaataataaagactACGAACctatttacctaacctaataattacctaacctaattacctaacttaacatatcAAGTTCACAGATATTTTCAAACCCACGATTTTCTCTAATTCTttgagagagggtgagagggagatgagtggcaggatggtggtggtggtggtggtgcaggtagaTGGAGGCGAGGTGTCACGGCAGGTGGAGGTGCCTCAGGTGGAAAAGTCCTGAAGTGGAACAGAGGATGTCATGctctaggtggtggtggtggtggtagtggtggaggaatggaagagagagagagagagagagagagagagagagagagagagagagagagagagagagagagagagagagagagagagagaataacaaaaacagaccaaaaccaagaaaacaataaataaaacacgaaaaaaagtgGAATCCAAAACCGAACCCAAGGTGGAACGTGGAGCAAGCAAAGGAATGTGGAGGCGATCAGGGGATGGTCaacgggaggggggagggatagGGACGCACTATAGGGATCAGGAAGGTCAGGGGAGGGTCAGGGATGATGCAGTACCTCATAAGTCAGAGGAGGTCAGGGGACGTACCATGGAGGTCAAGGAAGGGTCAGGGAGGATGTAATGTCTCAGGGGAGTGTCAGGATAGGtcaggggaggcaggggggcCAGGGGGACGCACCATGGGGGTCAGGGTCGGCCTCTACATCTGTACACTCGTCGTCCCAGCCTGAGCTCCACGTGGGGGGGCCTTCAGGCTCCTCCAACTCCTCACACacgccctcctccacctcttcctgctGGCTCATGGCACTCCCAGGTACTGTCAGGCACTGTCAGGCACGCCGGCCACTCATCACGGcctgggagaggtgggagaggagggagagaggggagaggattgATCaaatactcactcactcactcccactcGGGTcttcgccaccgccaccactaccgccgcgaCTGTCACAGATTTGCGTGTTTATccttatttatgtgtttttatggtgttttttggggtCAGTGTGTAGTGTAAGGTTGAACTACtacttgttatcattattattcgtcTCCATGAGTCCTCTACAATATACTGAGGGTATAAATGTCGAGGttaatttgttttgttaagtCCCCCTCtaatatttttactgttttcgtgttttctgtGTAATTTATAGTAATTTTTGGAGATTAAAGGTGTAGTCTAAGGTCGAAATACTATTTATTAGCATCATTATTTGTCTCAACGAGTCAGTTGGAAGTAACTGAAGCCATAATGATGAAATTACTTTGTTTTGAGTGACCTCCAatatttttccctatttcttttCTGGGGTGTTTTATGGGACACATGGCGATAGATGTGTAGTTTGAGggtgatttattatttattatcaccaccattagtGTCCATGTGTCCACTGCAAGGTACTGAGGACATGATGTTGAAAGTACGTTTTGTTAAGTCCCCCTTCTAATTTACTGTTGATTGTATTGACGGAAAATTAGATTAGGATCAAGCCTCTCCATAGACAAAAaatgcatagatagatagatagatagataggtaggtaggtagataaacGGTTACATATatggatagagagatagatgagTGAATGGATATTTTAactaatagatagacagatgataTTTAGAAACACCTGCACCACACCTCCAGTATCttcaagaggctctagttgaagtgattcttttttaattttagtgacagattaacaaaatttccacattattaataggaaaaaccAAAATttggcttatcatctctgtgacctttgaaaatagtcgtggtgagagagcaaagcgtttttaagagttttttttatggttttaatgacagattaacaagatttctgcattattaacaggagaaacactcttgagaaccctgctaatcataTTCTTAACCTTTGAAAATtattcgtggtgagagagcaaagcatttcagaaatAGGGTCATTTCGAAGTAACTAAATTTTATCTGCTTGTTTTCTATAGACGATAAAACTCACTTATAAAACGGGCCTAAAAAGAATTGGTGCCTTCTATATAATTTGTCTCTTCTGCCTTTATATTTAAGTCGTCCCTTCTGCAATGTCTTCTTCtcctcagtaataataataataataataataataataataataataataataataataataataataatctaatttTATGGCCTGATTCAATGCAAATAAGCAACCTCGTAAAagacttaaagaaaacggactctctcgctctctttggTGTAATATTCAGGGAAACTAAAGTAATATGAGGAATGTGTATTGATTGTAATGTTGttacctttgagagagagagagagagagagagagagagagagagagagagagagagagactaccactactactactactactactactactactactactactactactactactacaaaaacaacaactactactactaccactacttctactactactactactactattactactactactactgctactactactactactactactactattactgttgatgctgctactattactactactactactactactattactactactattactactactactactactactactactaccactactactactactactactacttatactactactactactgttgcaataataataaaatgaaaaagaaaagttattttgtaatctctctctctctctctctctctctctctctctctctctctctctctctctctctctctctctctctctctctctctctctctctctctcttgcctctgGTCATGCTCTCCTcgacctcctccacttcttcctcctcctcctcct from Scylla paramamosain isolate STU-SP2022 chromosome 40, ASM3559412v1, whole genome shotgun sequence includes these protein-coding regions:
- the LOC135092709 gene encoding mitochondrial ribosome-associated GTPase 1-like, producing MAAQVARHGVLMRQAFSVANHELINWFPGHMAKGLTQMQQKLKGVDCVVEVHDARIPLSGRNPLFEKRLGLATLKPHLLVMNKVDLADPRCRQDVKEYYEKQGVPQVIFTNCKEPNSPGVKSIVRKVSRAIKDSERYSRSEETSYSVMVIGIPNVGKSSLINALRARHLGRSKATRVGAMPGITQSVLEKIKVCEDPKVYLMDTPGVLAPRITNVEMGLKLALAATIKDHLVGEDIIADYLLYRLNLMGNHKYVKFLGLDAPTDNIQDLLISAAVRNNWLRRVRDHRGINTCPDIISTAARFIRAFRMGVFGRITLDDVP
- the LOC135092710 gene encoding ankyrin repeat domain-containing protein 49-like: MSQQEEVEEGVCEELEEPEGPPTWSSGWDDECTDVEADPDPHATPEREILWACENGQQSVVEKILLQHPQAVAARDSDGYTPLHRAAYSDHLEIIKLLLQAGASVSAKTVDGWLPLHSACRWNHHTCALLLLDAGSDINAVTNSGQTPLHLAAVNPQARETLQLLLQSRQVKPLLANSNGETARDIAVRSGPFVYLFEVAEPVLNVCEDPE